In one Brassica oleracea var. oleracea cultivar TO1000 chromosome C9, BOL, whole genome shotgun sequence genomic region, the following are encoded:
- the LOC106318799 gene encoding uncharacterized protein LOC106318799, with protein MRNSVETVNAAATAIVTAESRVQPSSVQKRRWGNCWSLNSCFGSQKNNTRIGNAVLVPEPIASGAPAISIQNSTTSIAPPSSPASFLQSDSSSVSHTPVGPLSLTSNTFSPKEPQSVFSAGPYANETQPVTPPVFSALITEPSTASFTPPPESSLHITTPSSPEVPFAQLLTSSLELTRRDSSGTNQKFSSSHYEFRSNQVCPGSPGGGNLISPGSVVSNSGTSSPYPGKSPMVEFRIGEPPKFLGFEHFTARKWGSRFGSGSITPVGHGSGMGSGALTPNGPGMVSGNNTAWPQISEVESLANSDHGSEVIVADHRVSFELTGEDVARCLASKLNRSHDRMNNNDRIEIDERRSIERLSDIDRLTEQQRILQLSSSSVGSSKEFKFDNTKEENSEKVAGNSWSFFPGLRS; from the exons ATGAGAAACAGCGTTGAGACTGTGAACGCAGCCGCTACCGCCATCGTCACCGCCGAGTCTCGTGTTCAGCCCTCGTCTGTTCAG AAGAGAAGGTGGGGAAACTGCTGGAGCTTAAACTCCTGTTTTGGATCTCAAAAGAACAACACACGGATTGGTAACGCCGTCCTAGTACCTGAACCCATTGCATCTGGAGCTCCGGCGATTTCAATCCAAAACTCAACCACTTCGATAGCACCTCCGTCATCTCCAGCTTCGTTTCTTCAGTCTGATTCCTCATCTGTCTCTCATACCCCTGTTGGTCCACTCTCTCTTACAAGCAATACATTCTCCCCTAAGGAACCTCAGTCCGTCTTCTCTGCTGGACCATATGCTAACGAAACTCAACCCGTCACTCCTCCGGTCTTCTCCGCATTGATAACCGAACCATCCACTGCCTCATTCACTCCACCTCCGGAATCATCACTCCATATAACCACGCCTTCTTCCCCTGAAGTTCCCTTTGCTCAGTTGCTTACATCTTCCTTGGAGCTTACTCGGAGGGATAGCAGCGGGACGAATCAAAAGTTCTCGTCTTCACATTACGAGTTTCGGTCTAACCAAGTGTGTCCGGGGAGTCCTGGTGGCGGTAACTTAATCTCCCCTGGCTCAGTGGTTTCAAACTCCGGTACATCTTCTCCTTACCCCGGTAAATCGCCCATGGTTGAGTTTCGTATCGGTGAGCCTCCAAAGTTCCTTGGTTTTGAGCATTTCACTGCTCGTAAATGGGGATCCAGGTTTGGTTCTGGATCAATCACTCCTGTTGGCCACGGTTCAGGGATGGGTTCAGGCGCATTGACACCAAATGGTCCTGGGATGGTTTCTGGAAACAACACTGCATGGCCACAGATCTCTGAGGTCGAGTCTCTGGCTAATTCGGATCACGGGTCTGAAGTCATTGTAGCGGATCACAGAGTCTCGTTTGAGTTAACAGGCGAGGACGTTGCACGTTGTCTTGCTAGCAAGCTGAACAGATCACATGACAGAATGAACAACAATGACCGGATTGAGATAGATGAGAGAAGAAGCATAGAGAGATTGTCAGATATAGATAGATTGACCGAGCAGCAGAGGATTCTTCAGCTCAGTTCCTCGTCGGTTGGATCTAGCAAAGAATTCAAATTTGATAACACGAAGGAAGAGAATAGTGAGAAAGTCGCAGGAAACAGCTGGAGTTTCTTCCCGGGGTTACGATCTTAA
- the LOC106316978 gene encoding uncharacterized protein LOC106316978, with product MVRRRQRLARKRYKEAHPEQFPKPEPTPPKDPDKKKKKSLFKKKKPGPMRKGSSTRHPLRVPGMKPGEGCYICKSKTHIAKLCPEKSEWERNKGIVLRTVRTRTMIVASRRSCVTTVEILPIHFLIVLNLWKMEGRSLQVVSYAKNTGI from the exons ATGGTGAGGCGAAGGCAAAGACTTGCGCGGAAGCGATACAAGGAAGCTCACCCGGAGCAGTTTCCAAAACCAGAACCAACGCCGCCAAAGG ATCCCGACAAGAAGAAGAAGAAGAGCTTGTTCAAGAAAAAGAAACCTGGTCCCATGAGAAAAGGCTCCTCCACGAGGCATCCTCTCCGAGTTCCTGGTATGAAACCTGGCGAAGGCTGTTATATCTGCAAGTCCAAAACCCATATTGCTAAGCTCTGTCCTGAAAAATCTGAGTGGGAGAGAAATAAG GGCATAGTCTTAAGAACTGTCCGGACAAGAACGATGATAGTAGCTTCGAGAAGAAGTTGTGTTACAACTGTGGAGATACTGCCCATTCACTTTCTCATTGTCCTCAACCTTTGGAAGATG GAGGGACGAAGTTTGCAAGTTGTTTCATATGCAAAGAACACGGGCATATAA
- the LOC106318800 gene encoding uncharacterized protein LOC106318800, which yields MSGGVGPTYNDIALPKDEHHHAVGKTTGFFSFRQLNVLAIILVLSASGLVTIIDFLFALLTFIYFFFIAKVVFPPHENPNRDAPLTSSTNKFFRFYVACAGIVGLLLPICYIFEGLLEDDKRGVSAAAPHVFLLASQVFMEGLAATFGFSSPARILVPIVYNARRVLTLVEWIMDEFSRESPASATGVGTVSERRMFAGKVLSAVNLGVWSFNLFGVLIPVYLPRAFKRYYGSSKEN from the coding sequence ATGTCTGGAGGTGTCGGTCCGACTTATAACGACATAGCCTTGCCAAAAGACGAACACCATCACGCTGTCGGAAAAACCACCGGATTCTTTTCGTTCCGGCAACTAAACGTCCTTGCAATAATCCTCGTCCTCTCCGCAAGCGGTCTCGTCACAATAATAGATTTTCTATTCGCACTCCTCACCTTCATCTACTTCTTCTTCATCGCCAAAGTAGTCTTCCCTCCACACGAGAATCCGAACCGAGACGCGCCTCTCACAAGCTCCACCAACAAGTTTTTCCGTTTCTATGTAGCTTGCGCGGGGATCGTCGGGCTCTTACTTCCCATCTGCTACATCTTCGAAGGACTCCTAGAGGACGATAAACGCGGTGTGAGCGCAGCTGCTCCGCACGTGTTCCTTCTGGCGAGTCAGGTTTTCATGGAGGGATTAGCGGCCACGTTTGGCTTCTCTTCTCCGGCTCGGATCCTCGTACCGATCGTTTACAACGCTAGGAGGGTCCTTACTCTCGTGGAGTGGATTATGGACGAGTTCTCAAGGGAATCTCCGGCGTCTGCCACGGGGGTGGGGACGGTTTCGGAGCGGCGTATGTTTGCCGGGAAAGTTTTGTCGGCGGTGAACTTAGGGGTTTGGTCGTTTAATCTCTTTGGTGTTCTGATCCCGGTTTATCTACCGAGAGCTTTCAAAAGGTATTACGGCTCCAGCAAGGAGAATTGA
- the LOC106314849 gene encoding uncharacterized protein LOC106314849, producing the protein MSGEEKMLCYVRHPDVTSHTSTLTRPMELCGLVLILKSMLLSEYPSNMWGSWASWNFVPPEKKDQWWHAFIQNYYWDDQFHDEIYLKWKKQTQVTVCGRISQNRRDNRQPSYMSDAHWATMVEKYNTEQAKRKSAKAARSRKSAPVGKKMHKHGAGPRCFLNIAYQMMVDEGLDEPPSYTALARKTHTGKDGSFLDERMEELVLEVEEAVEEIVQYKNSSPSVPIPVSLQRNLDVDMRMSGFETTISEVKEDIAGVKEDFSALKAEINAFKTQVTGGMSASQATLNIILQTLQSQASTPASTAQPSQPQAQSQPQGQPQAPIQSQHQPQAQGQSTALPQHLTINNPSELDRWCQDLGM; encoded by the exons ATGTCAGGAGAAGAGAAGATGCTCTGCTACGTGCGGCATCCAGACGTAACCAGCCACACCTCTACCCTGACAAGACCAATGGAGCTTTGTG GTTTGGTATTGATCCTGAAGTCCATGCTTTTATCCGAGTATCCGAGCAACATGTGGGGGTCGTGGGCAAGCTGGAACTTCGTTCCACCTGAGAAGAAGGATCAGTGGTGGCATGCGTTCATT CAAAACTACTACTGGGATGACCAATTCCATGATGAAATCTACTTGAAGTGGAAGAAACAAACTCAGGTTACCGTCTGTGGCCGCATCAGCCAGAACAGGAGAGATAATAGGCAACCTTCTTACATGTCAGACGCTCACTGGGCAACAATGGTTGAGAAGTACAACACTGAGCAAGCAAAAAGGAAGAGTGCAAAAGCTGCAAGATCTCGTAAGTCTGCTCCAGTTGGGAAGAAGATGCACAAGCACGGTGCAGGCCCACGCTGTTTCCTGAACATTGCGTATCAAATG ATGGTTGATGAAGGTTTGGATGAACCACCTTCATACACAGCCCTTGCAAGGAAGACTCACACGGGTAAAGATGGTTCCTTCCTAGACGAACGTATGGAGGAACTGGTGCTGGAGGTTGAGGAAGCCGTTGAAGAGAT TGTTCAGTACAAGAACAGCAGTCCATCTGTGCCAATTCCTGTCTCACTGCAGCGCAACCTAGACGTTGATATGCGCATGTCTGGCTTTGAGACCACCATTTCTGAAGTCAAGGAAGACATTGCTGGAGTCAAGGAAGATTTCAGTGCTTTGAAGGCAGAAATCAATGCTTTCAAGACTCAAGTAACAGGGGGGATGTCAGCTAGCCAAGCAACTCTCAACATTATTCTGCAAACTCTCCAATCTCAAGCTTCCACTCCTGCCTCAACTGCACAACCATCTCAGCCTCAAGCTCAGTCACAACCTCAAGGTCAGCCCCAAGCTCCAATTCAATCTCAACATCAGCCACAAGCTCAAGGTCAGTCTACGGCTCTACCACAACATCTCACGATCAATAACCCATCTGAGTTAGATAGGTGGTGCCAAGACCTTGGTATGTAA